A genomic window from Candidatus Delongbacteria bacterium includes:
- a CDS encoding HAD family hydrolase — protein sequence MLHLNGTRHVVWDWNGTLLDDAWLIRDSLNALLAQRGLPTLSPEEHASGFGFPLKAYYTSVGFDFERESFEGVSHQFKEHYEARRQSVALREGAVELLREFHARGLQQSLLSAYNQTLLRNFVADRKLEQWFQTVTGTSNHTAEGKIELGRGWLAESALDPASVLMIGDTLHDVEVAQAMGVRIVLIASGHQSRERLEASGFPVFDTFDAMFKPDGNNSSRS from the coding sequence GTGTTGCATCTCAACGGCACCCGCCATGTGGTCTGGGACTGGAACGGCACGCTGCTGGACGACGCCTGGCTGATCCGTGACTCGCTGAACGCATTGCTCGCTCAGCGAGGTCTGCCCACCCTGAGCCCGGAGGAACACGCCTCCGGGTTTGGCTTTCCCCTCAAGGCGTATTACACGAGCGTTGGTTTCGACTTCGAGCGCGAGAGTTTCGAGGGCGTGAGCCATCAGTTCAAGGAGCACTACGAGGCGCGCCGGCAGAGCGTGGCCCTGCGCGAGGGCGCCGTGGAGCTTTTGCGCGAGTTCCATGCGCGCGGCCTGCAGCAGTCCCTGCTGAGCGCCTACAACCAGACTCTGCTGCGCAACTTCGTGGCCGATCGAAAGCTGGAGCAATGGTTCCAGACCGTCACCGGCACCAGCAACCACACCGCCGAAGGCAAGATCGAGCTGGGTCGGGGCTGGCTGGCCGAGAGCGCGCTGGACCCCGCCAGCGTGCTGATGATTGGCGACACGCTGCATGATGTGGAAGTGGCGCAGGCCATGGGCGTGCGCATCGTGCTGATCGCCAGCGGTCACCAGAGCCGCGAGCGCCTGGAAGCCAGCGGCTTTCCGGTGTTTGACACCTTCGACGCCATGTTCAAGCCCGACGGGAACAACTCTTCACGGAGTTGA
- the typA gene encoding translational GTPase TypA, translating to MMSIRNIAIIAHVDHGKTTLVDQILRQCKVFRDNQTVQTCILDSGDLERERGITITAKNISVMWNGTRINIIDTPGHADFGGEVERVLKMADGVLLLVDAFEGTMPQTRFVLQKALQLKLKPLVVINKVDRDTARPLEVVDEVFELFVDLNATDEQLDFPVLFAAGRDGWAVKNLKDERSSLAPLLEAILEHIPEPVFVEGPLQMLVTSLDYSEYVGRIGIGRIFRGRIREKDQVVLVKRDGKLVNTEVRQLFIFRDLGRTQTDVVETGDICAVVGMTGVDIGDTIADRSCPEPLPIVAMDEPTITMNFMVNDSPFFGQEGKLVTSRQVRERLLKECEKDMALRVEDGASADTFKVSGRGILHLSILMETMRREGYEFMVGQPRVIYREIDGRKAEPVEVLQVEVLTEHAGKVIEYVGTRRGEMTNMEQGATHTRLEFHMPSRGLIGFRNRMLRATSGEVVINHRFLQYEFFKGSIPERLTGSIVSMANGPAIPFALDALQDRGKFFIEPGDVVYAGQVLGENAKEGDMVVNVQKAKKLTNMRASGTDRSMRIAPAIKMSLEESIEYLNGDEYLEVTPNNIRIRKAYLNEHERKRAAKEA from the coding sequence ATCATGAGCATTCGCAACATCGCCATCATCGCGCACGTCGACCATGGCAAGACCACCCTCGTGGACCAGATCCTGCGCCAGTGCAAGGTCTTTCGTGACAACCAGACCGTGCAGACCTGCATCCTCGATTCCGGCGACCTGGAACGCGAGCGTGGCATCACCATCACGGCCAAGAACATTTCCGTGATGTGGAACGGCACCCGGATCAACATCATCGACACCCCGGGTCACGCCGACTTCGGCGGCGAGGTGGAGCGCGTGCTCAAGATGGCCGACGGTGTGCTGCTGCTGGTGGACGCCTTCGAAGGCACCATGCCCCAGACCCGTTTCGTGCTGCAGAAGGCTCTGCAGCTCAAGTTGAAGCCGCTTGTGGTGATCAACAAGGTCGACCGCGATACCGCCCGCCCGCTGGAAGTGGTGGACGAAGTCTTCGAACTCTTCGTGGACCTGAACGCCACCGATGAGCAGCTCGACTTTCCCGTGCTCTTCGCCGCCGGCCGCGACGGCTGGGCCGTGAAGAACCTCAAGGACGAACGCAGCTCACTGGCTCCCCTGCTGGAAGCGATTCTGGAACACATTCCCGAGCCGGTCTTCGTGGAGGGGCCGCTCCAGATGCTGGTGACCAGTCTGGATTACAGCGAGTATGTGGGCCGCATCGGCATCGGGCGCATCTTCCGTGGACGCATCCGCGAAAAGGACCAGGTGGTGCTGGTCAAGCGCGACGGAAAACTGGTGAACACCGAAGTGCGCCAGCTCTTCATCTTCCGCGACCTGGGCCGCACCCAGACCGATGTGGTGGAGACCGGCGACATCTGTGCCGTGGTGGGCATGACCGGTGTGGACATTGGCGACACCATCGCCGACCGCAGCTGCCCCGAGCCCCTGCCGATCGTGGCCATGGACGAGCCCACGATCACCATGAACTTCATGGTCAACGACAGCCCGTTCTTCGGCCAGGAAGGCAAACTGGTCACCAGCCGCCAGGTGCGCGAGCGCCTGCTCAAGGAATGCGAGAAGGACATGGCCCTGCGTGTCGAGGACGGCGCCAGCGCCGACACCTTCAAGGTCAGCGGGCGTGGCATTCTGCACCTCTCGATCCTGATGGAAACCATGCGCCGCGAAGGCTACGAATTCATGGTCGGCCAGCCCCGCGTGATCTATCGCGAGATCGACGGTCGCAAGGCCGAGCCGGTGGAAGTGCTGCAGGTGGAAGTGCTGACCGAGCACGCCGGCAAGGTCATCGAGTACGTGGGCACGCGCCGCGGCGAGATGACCAACATGGAGCAGGGCGCGACCCACACCCGTCTGGAATTCCACATGCCCAGCCGCGGCCTGATCGGATTCCGCAACCGCATGCTGCGTGCCACCTCCGGCGAAGTGGTGATCAATCACCGCTTCCTGCAGTACGAGTTCTTCAAGGGCAGCATTCCCGAGCGTCTCACGGGCAGCATCGTTTCCATGGCCAACGGACCTGCCATTCCCTTCGCGCTGGACGCGTTGCAGGATCGCGGCAAGTTCTTCATCGAGCCCGGTGACGTGGTCTACGCCGGCCAGGTGCTGGGCGAGAACGCCAAGGAAGGCGACATGGTGGTGAACGTGCAGAAGGCCAAGAAGCTCACCAACATGCGTGCCTCGGGCACCGACCGCAGCATGCGCATCGCCCCCGCGATCAAGATGAGTCTGGAAGAGTCCATCGAGTATCTCAACGGCGATGAGTACCTGGAAGTGACCCCCAACAACATCCGCATCCGCAAGGCCTACCTGAACGAGCACGAGCGCAAGCGGGCCGCCAAGGAAGCCTGA
- a CDS encoding acyl-CoA dehydrogenase family protein has product MAYQALDFYDFDSLLEEEERAVRDEVRRWVDERFMPLVSDCFIEQRFPLELARELGEMNLFGATLTGYGCAGMNNRVYGLINRELERGDSGLRSFLSVQSGLVMYPIWAYGSEEQKQQWLPRLAAGTAIGCFGLTEPDHGSDPGGMITHAEDHGDHYLLNGAKMWITNGSIADVAVVWARLGGSDGPVRGFLVEKGMPGFSAPLHKKKFSLCASITSELVFDHVKLPKENILPGVSGLKGPLSCLNQARYGIAWGVIGAAQACYDEALQYQKERRQFGRPLASFQLQQAKLAEMMTDITAAQGLALQLAQLKDSGRITAAQISLAKRNNVFMALRTARAARTMLGANGISLEYQCGRHMLNLESVYTYEGTHDIHTLVLGQAATGIAAYSNYSE; this is encoded by the coding sequence ATGGCCTACCAGGCACTGGATTTCTACGACTTCGACTCCCTGCTGGAGGAGGAGGAGCGTGCGGTACGCGACGAAGTGCGTCGCTGGGTGGACGAACGCTTCATGCCGCTGGTGAGCGACTGTTTCATCGAACAACGCTTTCCGCTGGAGCTGGCCCGCGAACTGGGTGAGATGAACCTCTTCGGCGCGACCCTCACGGGGTATGGCTGTGCCGGCATGAACAACCGGGTCTATGGCCTGATCAACCGGGAACTGGAGCGCGGCGACAGCGGCCTGCGCAGTTTCCTTTCGGTGCAGAGCGGCCTGGTGATGTACCCGATCTGGGCCTACGGCAGCGAAGAACAGAAGCAGCAGTGGCTGCCTCGGCTTGCCGCGGGAACCGCCATCGGCTGCTTTGGACTGACCGAACCCGACCATGGTTCCGATCCCGGCGGCATGATCACCCACGCCGAAGACCACGGCGACCACTATCTGCTCAACGGCGCCAAGATGTGGATCACCAACGGCAGCATCGCCGATGTGGCGGTGGTCTGGGCCCGGCTGGGTGGCAGCGACGGTCCCGTGCGCGGTTTTCTGGTGGAAAAGGGCATGCCCGGGTTCTCGGCCCCCCTGCACAAGAAGAAGTTCAGCCTGTGTGCTTCCATTACATCAGAGTTGGTCTTTGACCATGTGAAGCTGCCCAAGGAAAACATCCTGCCGGGTGTGAGCGGGCTCAAGGGCCCTCTCTCCTGCCTGAACCAGGCTCGCTACGGCATCGCCTGGGGAGTGATCGGCGCCGCCCAGGCCTGCTACGACGAAGCGTTGCAGTACCAGAAGGAGCGCCGTCAGTTCGGCCGCCCGCTGGCCAGTTTCCAGCTTCAGCAGGCCAAGCTGGCGGAAATGATGACCGACATCACGGCCGCCCAGGGTCTGGCCCTGCAACTGGCCCAGCTCAAGGACAGCGGCCGGATCACCGCCGCGCAGATCTCGCTGGCCAAGCGCAACAACGTCTTCATGGCCCTGCGCACCGCGCGCGCCGCACGCACCATGCTGGGTGCCAACGGCATCAGTCTGGAGTACCAGTGCGGGCGTCACATGCTGAACCTGGAAAGTGTTTACACCTACGAGGGCACCCACGACATCCACACTCTCGTGCTGGGTCAGGCCGCGACCGGCATTGCCGCCTATTCGAACTATTCGGAGTAA
- a CDS encoding TM2 domain-containing protein yields the protein MGELSPRPRLVVLLLCFFFGYFGVHRFYVGKIGTGLLMLLTLGGLGIWYTVDLIVIVIGSFRDAEERRIFRWLEPGSF from the coding sequence ATGGGCGAACTGTCACCCCGGCCCCGGCTGGTGGTATTGCTGCTGTGTTTCTTTTTTGGATACTTCGGTGTTCACCGATTCTACGTGGGCAAGATCGGAACCGGTCTGCTGATGCTGCTGACTCTGGGAGGCCTGGGCATCTGGTACACGGTTGATCTGATCGTGATCGTGATCGGTTCCTTCCGCGACGCCGAGGAGCGCCGGATCTTCCGCTGGCTGGAGCCCGGTTCATTCTGA
- a CDS encoding HAMP domain-containing histidine kinase has protein sequence MTLSRSFRQRLPLYTLILLTGFASLQALWWVWYQLQEGVYYRELSLRLLEERVRLAEMDLARKDLLSPQELASFENRYPGLVLAFSTRFPSGYAPVIDTRRQAAIWEESRRRNRMFALEGSVFVLVLAAGVWFQARAYRRELSNSEQQSNFISAVTHELKSPLTTIRLFGELAQRQNLEAHQRAEIGGRILESTDRLNQLVDQILLARTLDGDHFHLELQALDLVGWLQRWYTGARDVASNAGFELELQLPEGPDKHRAWVLGDTKALDSVVGNLFSNAMKYSPNKGSIRVRLAVSGHFIELQVRDHGIGFDEVESLRLFDRFYRSGSELRRETRGTGLGLYIVKELVTRMEGRVRAESDGPGRGSRFTVTLPLSRPSRSGEDPDDSTGPDDRVPS, from the coding sequence ATGACACTGTCCCGCAGTTTTCGCCAACGCCTGCCGCTGTACACCCTGATCCTGTTGACCGGATTCGCCAGTCTGCAGGCGCTCTGGTGGGTCTGGTACCAGCTTCAGGAAGGCGTGTATTACCGGGAACTGAGCCTGCGCCTGCTTGAAGAACGTGTCCGGTTGGCCGAAATGGACCTGGCCCGCAAGGACCTGCTCAGTCCGCAGGAACTGGCCTCTTTCGAGAACCGTTATCCAGGGCTGGTGCTGGCATTCAGCACACGTTTTCCCTCGGGCTACGCGCCCGTGATCGATACCCGGCGCCAGGCGGCGATCTGGGAGGAAAGCCGACGGCGCAACCGGATGTTCGCGCTCGAAGGCTCGGTCTTCGTGCTGGTTCTGGCCGCGGGCGTCTGGTTTCAGGCACGGGCCTACCGGCGCGAGCTGAGCAACAGCGAACAGCAGTCCAATTTCATCTCGGCGGTGACACACGAGCTGAAGTCACCTTTGACCACGATCCGGCTCTTCGGCGAACTGGCCCAGCGCCAGAACCTCGAGGCACATCAGCGGGCCGAGATCGGCGGGCGCATTCTCGAATCCACCGACCGCCTGAATCAGCTGGTGGACCAGATCCTGCTGGCACGCACGCTGGACGGCGACCACTTCCACCTGGAACTGCAGGCGCTGGATCTGGTTGGCTGGTTGCAGCGCTGGTACACGGGCGCCAGGGACGTGGCCAGCAATGCGGGCTTCGAACTGGAACTGCAACTGCCCGAGGGGCCGGACAAACACCGGGCCTGGGTCCTGGGAGACACCAAGGCCCTGGATTCGGTGGTGGGCAACCTGTTCAGCAACGCCATGAAATACTCGCCGAACAAAGGATCCATTCGCGTGCGGCTGGCCGTGAGCGGGCACTTCATCGAACTGCAGGTGCGCGATCATGGCATCGGTTTCGACGAGGTGGAGTCGCTGCGTCTGTTCGACCGGTTCTATCGCTCGGGCAGCGAACTGCGCAGGGAAACCCGCGGTACCGGACTGGGGCTGTACATCGTCAAGGAACTTGTGACACGCATGGAAGGGCGCGTGCGCGCCGAAAGCGATGGCCCGGGCCGGGGCTCACGATTCACGGTGACCCTGCCGCTTTCCCGGCCTTCTCGATCCGGAGAGGATCCGGACGATTCGACCGGGCCTGATGACCGCGTGCCAAGCTGA
- a CDS encoding response regulator transcription factor yields the protein MAHILLVEDEEGIALGLRMNLELEGYTCSHAADGLSGLAAIRQGGADLVLLDVMLPGMDGFEICRQVRQEGNRVPILFLTAKSLEEDRVQGLEAGGDDYMPKPLSIKELVARIESMLRRQRWYDQSIQKNATGSFGGNTVDFDAYSATTWTGEQVHLTQKECMLLRLLVENEGRVVDRTEILDSIWGTDKYPSTRTVDNLVLHLRKYFEREPTEPRHFLSVYRVGYRFVADPTDSPA from the coding sequence ATGGCACACATCCTGTTGGTCGAGGATGAAGAGGGCATTGCCCTGGGGCTTCGGATGAATCTGGAGCTGGAAGGTTACACCTGCTCGCATGCGGCCGATGGTCTCTCCGGCCTGGCTGCCATTCGCCAGGGCGGTGCCGATCTGGTGCTGCTGGACGTGATGCTGCCCGGAATGGACGGTTTCGAGATCTGCCGTCAAGTGCGCCAGGAAGGAAACCGAGTCCCGATCCTGTTCCTGACCGCCAAGAGTCTGGAAGAGGATCGGGTGCAGGGGCTTGAAGCGGGCGGCGATGACTACATGCCCAAGCCCTTAAGCATCAAGGAACTGGTGGCCCGCATCGAAAGCATGCTGCGGCGCCAGCGCTGGTATGATCAGAGCATCCAGAAGAATGCCACCGGCAGCTTCGGGGGCAATACGGTGGACTTTGATGCCTATTCCGCCACCACCTGGACGGGCGAGCAGGTGCATCTGACCCAGAAGGAGTGCATGCTGCTGCGTCTGCTGGTGGAGAATGAAGGCCGCGTGGTGGACCGCACCGAGATCCTGGACAGCATCTGGGGCACCGACAAGTATCCCTCGACCCGCACCGTGGACAATCTGGTGCTGCACCTGCGCAAGTATTTCGAGCGGGAGCCCACCGAACCCCGGCACTTTCTGTCCGTCTATCGCGTCGGATACCGCTTTGTGGCCGATCCCACTGACAGTCCCGCCTGA
- a CDS encoding pentapeptide repeat-containing protein translates to MDQADFLDDPIFHHLRNNNVEKFSQEMMRRGKVVLEGANFRGVDFQAFPLDTLFLKACYLRDANLRGCDIRHWDLEGSSIHHARIGGTYFPDDVEPDELMMSHTLGTRIRARLNHRVVVGATRKKPAEGA, encoded by the coding sequence ATGGATCAAGCGGACTTTCTTGACGACCCCATCTTCCATCATCTCCGGAACAACAACGTCGAGAAGTTCAGCCAGGAGATGATGCGGCGGGGCAAGGTGGTTCTGGAAGGAGCCAACTTCCGCGGTGTGGACTTCCAGGCCTTTCCGCTGGATACCCTGTTCCTCAAGGCCTGCTACCTGCGCGATGCCAACCTGCGTGGCTGCGACATCCGGCACTGGGACCTGGAAGGCTCCTCGATTCATCATGCGCGCATCGGGGGCACCTATTTTCCCGACGATGTGGAACCCGACGAACTGATGATGAGCCACACTCTGGGCACCCGCATCCGGGCCCGCCTGAACCACCGGGTGGTGGTGGGAGCCACGCGCAAGAAACCGGCGGAAGGCGCCTGA